Within Lolium rigidum isolate FL_2022 chromosome 5, APGP_CSIRO_Lrig_0.1, whole genome shotgun sequence, the genomic segment ACTGAAAATCCAATGAAGTAACATCTCACAATTTTGCATGACTGTAACCAAAAACATCAAGTCGTCTTTCTGGAGATCGTACATAAATATCCAAAGAGAACCATCAAGCATTATTACACAAAATTAAGATCGTCACAACGATAGAAGAACGCCTAGTTTATTAGGGGCAGTATACACTTTCAACCTCCATTAACTGTTGACATCTTCTGAAGTTTTTATACATAAGTGCATATCATCGCAGTAAAAACAAGAAAGATCAGTAACTCAATGACTCCATCAAAGGCAAATATTGAACTTCCTCGACTATCAAGCCATTTAAGATTCTTTCTATGGCATGTCCACATGAGAGGCTGGTGGAGTAAAAAGCAGAAGATTATAGTATCTAACACATAGGCTTTCCAGGAATGCAAGAACTATCCAGTTTAGAAATCGATCAAAATCCATGGTATGCATCATGTTAATAATTAAGTAATTGAGCAAGAAGATAAATTAACATTATATTCATCAGACATAGCACATTAACAGATCTTACTTGTTCACATTTTCAGGTCCACCATCTCCACCAGCAATGACCCTTCCTACAAGCAAAAGAAGTACAATAAACCAATGGACAAGATGAACCAATACTTCAATAGGAAGACATGTGTGCAAACTGTTATAATCTATGTAAGATATTACTCGAGGGGAGTAAGACTATCTATTATTACAAGGGTAAAGCATATCTGTATGAAGCCACATACCTCGCcaggtgcaaggaagaaggataATAATCAATTACCAAGTAGTGAAGGACATGTTATGGGCTCATGAAAGTAAAGATGTTCAATAAGATACATCTAGAATCAGCCTCTAGGAATTTGTTCCAGTTATGCTGAATGCGAGACAAAAATGAGCATTTCATGGTAGTAGTCTACTACTACGCTATATTAATAATACTACGTTCTTCCATAAAGATAAAGACTGATGCTactatgattttattattattatcaagttAAATACAACTACATATGTCAATCAAATAGCTATTTCCACACAAAAATGATTAAATCAACATAATAAGTTTTAATTTCAAAATGGAAACCAAACAACTATTTCACATATGACATCAACATAAACACAGGTAAAACTGATTCCATTGTATAGCATTCCGAAAATGCTAAGCATTAACAATCTGAGGCAAAAATAGCTTGAGGCTACGATTCAAAGGCCCATGTCCCTCTAACTTCTCTCATCAATTCCTTTGCAAGAGTGATTGCCAAATGACAGAAAATTAATTAACTGACTTTATTCCATCCAAGTTTTGTTGAGTGAAAAACATATTCCACTGAAGGGTTGAGTCTGATGCTGATGATGCAAATCATTTGTACTGCTAATAGATATGCTATGCGGCAAAATAATTTTCTACGTGAAGTTGACAGTAACTAGGCTTCACTTCCATCATATACATAATACTTAGCACTAGTTAGGCAAGTACAACACAAACAACTAAGAACATTGTCCAAATTTTACATTGGGAATAAGTAACCGAAATCGAAAAGAACGCACAGAAAGATGTGAGCAAAGATCCGGAGTGCACACGATGCAGTGGACAAAGGTGCAAAATAACCGAAGCAACCAGCATGTCACCATCCACACATGCAAAGTTCACTGGTACTTCCcctgttcactaatataagatgttttggaagGCTAAATTAGGTttctaaaacgtcttatattatTGAACGAATGGAGAAATAATAATAATACAAATAATTTCATAGGGCACGGCGTACAAAGCCAGAAGAACCTCATAGTACATACAGGGGTCAATTTCTTTGTCAGCCACATCACAGGCCACATCATGCAAAATGCATGGACACTACAACAAATAGACACTTCCACATCTCAAGAACTCGAGCATACATCGGTCAAACCCACTTTGTACTACTTCCTTGCAGAAAAATCTATTTCTCACAATTTTCCATGGCTGAAAAGATAAACATCAACACACACTCTAGAGATCGTACAACAATATCCGAAGATAAATCATTTCAGCATTATTAGACAAGACTAACATCATTCCAGCAATAGAAGCACACCTAGTTTGTAGTTTGTATACAAACCTTCAAACTTTTCAGTTCACATGTTCTCATTTTTTGTGCTACCCAAGTGCATATGATCATGGTACAAACTActtcctccgttccataattcttgtcacaGATTCAGGTGTATCTATtcataaaatatgtctagatacatccaaatttgcaacaagaattatggaacggagaaAGTACAAGCTTGGCCTTTACTAGAGAGGAAAATACTAAACCTCCTAGACTATCAAGTCATTTGAGATTTATTTTCTGTATCATGTGCGCATGAGAGGCTCGTGGAGCAGAAAGCACAAAAGTCTGGTACTCATAGGCATTTTTGAAATTTATCAAATCCATGCCAGTGTCATCTTACTAATTAAGTAACTGAGGAAGAAGACAAGGACATAGCAAAAGCATAAATTACACATGTTCAACCAACATAACGCATTAAGAGATCTCATAAACCAATTCCACCAACTTCCTGCCTACAAGCAACAGAAGTCCCATAAACCAGTTGAATCAATGAGAAGGCATATTGTGCGGACAGTTATGCCCAACGGGCAAAAGCAAAACATGGACAGATTGGGAACCTCAGTGTCAATATAAGCATTACTTAGTAATATTCAGATTTGATGAACTAATACTATGCTTTGATAAAACATGCATCCTATTTTCAATGATGATTAGCATCAGGATCAACCACGCCGAATATatattgcaaggaaaaatattgaaTGAGAAAACACAACAAGCCAGTTTCCAGTTGTTCAGGACTTCAGGTATCAGATGTCACCACACTGACTGAGAAACAAACAACCTATTTATTCTTATAGATCTACCCCATCAGAATCAAGCAACAAGTCCGGAAAATAACCGGAATGGATGTTAGCAAAGAGAAACTTATGGTATTTCTTTTGTTTGTGCAATGAAGATAGCGAGGTATTACCTGGAGTATAGTAGAAATTTGTGTAGGGATAAAATTCCATTAAACGGTTGCCATTTTCCATTCTTCCAGAAATCTTCCTGATCTGCATCGACTCAAGCTGGAGCATGAACCTTCCAATTCTTGTAGATAGAACAACCACATTTGTGTCCTCATCATACCCCACCAAAAGCACACGGTTATCGTCCCTGGGCATTTCCCGTGGAAACATCCCCTCCAGCTGAATGGTTTTGTGCATCAACACCCACCCGACAACACCATTGCAGTTTGATTTCCTCTTCCACAACTGGATGTTCATCTTCGAGATAACTGCGAGGCCAAGGCCGCTACCGCCATCTATCCGTAAGGGCTGACAGGACCAGAATCCAGTACAGTGGGCATTCCCTGGCTTCTCTACCACACCAAGAGTCTGGGCTTCAACATTAAACGCGAGCATGCCACCATCAGAAAACAACCAGTAGAGCGCATCTCCAACGAGGACACTGGGCCTTATCGGATGGATCACATGAGTAGTCGCCGTTGAGACGATGTTTCCCCATACACCGTGCACGGACTCGTAGAGGCAAGCGAGAGCCTGTGAGCATCCGCCGCGCGCCAACACCAATTTAAACGGGCTCCAGAGGCAATCACCATGCACATGCCCGTCCTCGGCGTCAGCGCATAGCACCGCGGCGTGCCAGCGCCAGCCCCTGACCCTCTCAGTGTTGCAGAGCCCCGGCGGAAAAGGCACGCGGCGCTGCTGGCCAGTGAGGGGATCCCACACGACAACCTCGCAGTCGTGGTAGTTGATCAGGATGGCGAGGCCATGGCGGCAGCCCATGAATTGCCACCGATCGAGGCCGGGGCGGTGGCTCCACGGTGCGGAGAAGCGGGCAGGAGGGATGCGGTCGGGCGAGTCTAGGACGGCGGTAAAGACGGGATCCACGCCGATATGCCCCGCGAAGAAGCCGAGCAGGGGAGGCTCGCGGTGGCGCTTACggaagcagcggaagaatttgggGTCGGAGAGGATGCCGCGCCAGCGTTTGCAGACGAGGGAGGCGCGGGGGAGCGAGGATGGccgcggagggaggcggaggaggatctcctgGAGGAGATTCTCGTCTTCGAGCGCgggtgccggcgccggcgccggcgcgcgcgAGGAAGGGCAGCAGCTCATACTTCAGTCTGAGGACAACTGAAATCCCCAAAGCTAGGGTTCCTACAAGCAAAGAGAGGAAGAGAATCATGAGGCCTTTGGTTCTAGAGTTTTAGTGGGAATTAGCAGGGATAATCCCCACTAAATTTTAAATCTCCACTTATTTTaaatacatgtttggtgctagtATTGCGAGTTTAATCCCAGTTTATCCCCCTTTTCCTAAATCTTAGTgtattttttcaatccccaatattctagccctacctagtggattggggatgaaATTTTGTGGAGATTGGGTGACACTAGGAATTCactcaatactctagagtattatccccgcTAATCCCGCAAACACTATAGTAACAAACAAGGCCTGAGTAGGACAGATGTAATAAATTGAAATTGGGGAGcagtgtaacggccccgggtagcaccctattagaattgtttgttgtttttcttttagtgcatcatcatgcatcatatcatccatgttttcactaaataaaattattttataaagccTAGATATTTTGTTTTCTTCTCATATGGTATATCTAATAAActctccttttttctttttctcttaacAAAACCTTAACACCAAACCTATCTAACAAATAAGACTATTTC encodes:
- the LOC124654201 gene encoding uncharacterized protein LOC124654201, translating into MGCRHGLAILINYHDCEVVVWDPLTGQQRRVPFPPGLCNTERVRGWRWHAAVLCADAEDGHVHGDCLWSPFKLVLARGGCSQALACLYESVHGVWGNIVSTATTHVIHPIRPSVLVGDALYWLFSDGGMLAFNVEAQTLGVVEKPGNAHCTGFWSCQPLRIDGGSGLGLAVISKMNIQLWKRKSNCNGVVGWVLMHKTIQLEGMFPREMPRDDNRVLLVGYDEDTNVVVLSTRIGRFMLQLESMQIRKISGRMENGNRLMEFYPYTNFYYTPGRVIAGGDGGPENVNKYLGFSSVCRGTVMLCCGFFCFCMLSSLMWLMLKPMPYIVSRFFRLA